From Harpia harpyja isolate bHarHar1 chromosome 21, bHarHar1 primary haplotype, whole genome shotgun sequence, one genomic window encodes:
- the CYTH3 gene encoding cytohesin-3 isoform X2 — MDEEGGGGGGVPDDLSIEEREELLNIRRRKKELIDDIERLKFEIAEVMTEIDNLTSVEESKTTQRNKQIAMGRKKFNMDPKKGIQFLIENDLLQNTAEDIAQFLYKGEGLNKTVIGDYLGERDEFNIKVLQAFVELHEFADLNLVQALRQFLWSFRLPGEAQKIDRMMEAFASRYCLCNPGVFQSTDTCYVLSFAIIMLNTSLHNHNVRDKPTVERFISMNRGINEGGDLPEELLRNLYESIKNEPFKIPEDDGNDLTHTFFNPDREGWLLKLGGRVKTWKRRWFILTDNCLYYFEYTTDKEPRGIIPLENLSIREVEDPRKPNCFELYNPSHKGQVIKACKTEADGRVVEGNHVVYRISAPTPEEKEEWIKSIKASISRDPFYDMLATRKRRIANKK, encoded by the exons tgcctgatgACCTCTCcatagaagaaagagaagagcttTTAAATATTCGTCGCAGGAAAAAAGAACTGATTGATGATATTGAG AGATTAAAGTTTGAAATTGCTGAGGTTATGACAGAAATTGATAATCTGACTAGTGTAGAAGAAAG CAAAACTACACAAAGAAATAAGCAAATAGCCATGGGAAGGAAGAAATTCAACATGGACCCTAAGAAG GGAATACAGTTTCTGATAGAAAATGACCTCCTGCAGAACACTGCAGAAGACATTGCACAGTTCCTTTATAAAGGAGAAGGATTAAATAAAACGGTAATTGGAGATTACCTCGGTGAAAG AGATGAATTTAATATTAAAGTTCTTCAGGCTTTTGTTGAACTCCATGAGTTCGCTGATCTCAATCTTGTACAAGCCTTAAG GCAGTTTCTGTGGAGCTTCAGACTCCCAGGAGAGGCTCAAAAAATTGATCGTATGATGGAAGCTTTTGCTTCACGCTATTGCCTTTGTAACCCAGGAGTCTTCCAGTCTACAG ATACATGCTATGTGCTTTCATTTGCGATCATTATGTTAAATACCAGTCTGCACAACCACAATGTAAGAGATAAACCAACAGTAGAGAGGTTTATTTCTATGAATCGTGGAATTAATGAAGGTGGAGACCTTCCAGAAGAATTACTACGG aATTTATATGAAAGTATTAAGAATGAGCCGTTTAAAATTCCAGAGGATGATGGAAATGATCTAACGCATACATTTTTTAATCCAGATAGAGAAGGTTGGCTGCTGAAATTAG GGGGAAGAGTAAAAACGTGGAAACGGAGATGGTTTATTCTGACTGATAATTGCCTGTATTACTTTGAATACACAACA gACAAAGAACCTAGAGGAATTATTCCGTTAGAAAATCTTAGCATAAGAGAAGTTGAAGACCCTAGAAAACCA AACTGCTTTGAGCTCTATAACCCCAGTCATAAAGGTCAAGTAATTAAAGCATGTAAAACTGAAGCTGATGGTAGAGTGGTGGAAGGCAACCATGTAGTGTATAGAATATCTGCTCCCACcccagaagaaaaggaagagtggATTAAATCTATCAA aGCAAGTATCAGCAGGGATCCCTTTTATGATATGCTGGCAACAAGGAAACGAAGAATTGCAAATAAGAAATAG
- the CYTH3 gene encoding cytohesin-3 isoform X1 gives MIPARKKCPDVSCKLTFLNQVYSVFCDEVCLQMLKDCTFCSVPVPDDLSIEEREELLNIRRRKKELIDDIERLKFEIAEVMTEIDNLTSVEESKTTQRNKQIAMGRKKFNMDPKKGIQFLIENDLLQNTAEDIAQFLYKGEGLNKTVIGDYLGERDEFNIKVLQAFVELHEFADLNLVQALRQFLWSFRLPGEAQKIDRMMEAFASRYCLCNPGVFQSTDTCYVLSFAIIMLNTSLHNHNVRDKPTVERFISMNRGINEGGDLPEELLRNLYESIKNEPFKIPEDDGNDLTHTFFNPDREGWLLKLGGRVKTWKRRWFILTDNCLYYFEYTTDKEPRGIIPLENLSIREVEDPRKPNCFELYNPSHKGQVIKACKTEADGRVVEGNHVVYRISAPTPEEKEEWIKSIKASISRDPFYDMLATRKRRIANKK, from the exons atgatcCCAGCTAGAAAAAAATGTCCTGATGTTTCATGTAAACTTACTTTTCTTAATCAGGTTTATTCAGTTTTCTGTGATGAGGTATGTTTACAAATGCTAAAAGACTGTACATTTTgctctgttccagtgcctgatgACCTCTCcatagaagaaagagaagagcttTTAAATATTCGTCGCAGGAAAAAAGAACTGATTGATGATATTGAG AGATTAAAGTTTGAAATTGCTGAGGTTATGACAGAAATTGATAATCTGACTAGTGTAGAAGAAAG CAAAACTACACAAAGAAATAAGCAAATAGCCATGGGAAGGAAGAAATTCAACATGGACCCTAAGAAG GGAATACAGTTTCTGATAGAAAATGACCTCCTGCAGAACACTGCAGAAGACATTGCACAGTTCCTTTATAAAGGAGAAGGATTAAATAAAACGGTAATTGGAGATTACCTCGGTGAAAG AGATGAATTTAATATTAAAGTTCTTCAGGCTTTTGTTGAACTCCATGAGTTCGCTGATCTCAATCTTGTACAAGCCTTAAG GCAGTTTCTGTGGAGCTTCAGACTCCCAGGAGAGGCTCAAAAAATTGATCGTATGATGGAAGCTTTTGCTTCACGCTATTGCCTTTGTAACCCAGGAGTCTTCCAGTCTACAG ATACATGCTATGTGCTTTCATTTGCGATCATTATGTTAAATACCAGTCTGCACAACCACAATGTAAGAGATAAACCAACAGTAGAGAGGTTTATTTCTATGAATCGTGGAATTAATGAAGGTGGAGACCTTCCAGAAGAATTACTACGG aATTTATATGAAAGTATTAAGAATGAGCCGTTTAAAATTCCAGAGGATGATGGAAATGATCTAACGCATACATTTTTTAATCCAGATAGAGAAGGTTGGCTGCTGAAATTAG GGGGAAGAGTAAAAACGTGGAAACGGAGATGGTTTATTCTGACTGATAATTGCCTGTATTACTTTGAATACACAACA gACAAAGAACCTAGAGGAATTATTCCGTTAGAAAATCTTAGCATAAGAGAAGTTGAAGACCCTAGAAAACCA AACTGCTTTGAGCTCTATAACCCCAGTCATAAAGGTCAAGTAATTAAAGCATGTAAAACTGAAGCTGATGGTAGAGTGGTGGAAGGCAACCATGTAGTGTATAGAATATCTGCTCCCACcccagaagaaaaggaagagtggATTAAATCTATCAA aGCAAGTATCAGCAGGGATCCCTTTTATGATATGCTGGCAACAAGGAAACGAAGAATTGCAAATAAGAAATAG